One Pseudodesulfovibrio sp. S3 DNA window includes the following coding sequences:
- a CDS encoding PadR family transcriptional regulator, with product MSKKVGGGKPQRYVQSSLLMALSKGPSYGYQLIQSIGEFGFLRGDAPPGMIYRHLRQMDEEGLVTSNWDAEGDGPAKRVYSVTPEGLEVLEAWILHMEKQRDRLDAFIERYRQS from the coding sequence ATGTCGAAAAAAGTGGGCGGCGGAAAGCCGCAAAGATACGTTCAGTCCTCTTTGCTCATGGCCTTGAGCAAAGGGCCTTCCTATGGATACCAACTTATCCAGTCCATCGGCGAGTTTGGGTTTCTGCGCGGCGATGCGCCACCCGGTATGATTTATCGGCATCTTCGTCAGATGGACGAGGAGGGATTGGTTACTTCAAATTGGGATGCAGAGGGCGACGGTCCGGCCAAGCGGGTCTACTCGGTCACACCTGAAGGGCTTGAGGTTCTGGAGGCCTGGATTCTGCACATGGAGAAACAGCGGGATCGGTTGGACGCCTTTATCGAGCGGTATCGGCAGTCATAG